ATGGTGGAAGGTGATGTCAGGCCTGATGGGGTAACTTTTTTGGCATTGTTGGTGGGATGTAATCATGCAGGTCTTGTTCAGGAAGCTAGAAGGCTCTTTGGAGAAATGGAAGAGGTTTATGGTGTTTGTCGAGAACTAAAACATTATGGGTGTATGGCGGATTTGCTGGCACGTGCAGGGTTGATTAAAGAAGCTATGGAGATGATAAAGGCAATGCCAATGGCTGGTGATGTGTTTGTGTGGGGTGGTTTGCTTGGTGGGTGTAGGATACATGGGCACGTTGAGCTTGCTGTTAAAGCTGCTGAAAATGTGATGGAGGTGAAACCAGAAGATGGTGGGGTGTATTCAATCTTGGCAAATGTGTTTGCAGATGCTGGTCGTTGGGATGATTTGGTCAGTATAAGGAAAAGAAGAGATTGTGCAAAGATCAAGAAGAGTGCTGGTTGTAGTTTGATTCAGTTGAATGGGATGACACATGAATTTATTTCATGGGATGACTTGCACCCTCAAAGTAACGAGATATATTCCGTCTTAAATTGTCTACAACTCAATTTGAAGCATTCTATTGCCGATAGGGTTTTGATGAACTAACAATACATTCTTTTCACTGGTACATCTATACTACTGTCATTTGACGTGTAAAAAAGTTCTTGAGTAACATCTCAGTCCAGGTTCtgtgtattttcttttttttcctcgaCTACACAAACTTCGTTTGTTTATAGACAATTCTTAAATAGCATTTCTCTTCCACGAGCTACTTCAGGCAATACATCGCTGGATTATGCTTTATTGGTGATAGTTGTATTCATCTTTTCCACTTAGCCAAACGACATACTGGGGACTTTTCTGTTTGAGCAAATGCGCAGCCATTACAAAGTCATCATACTTAGTTTATTCCCTCCTGCCAAAACAAAACAGTGAACTGTAATTGCCATTGGCATAAACCTTTAGAAATGGCAAAGAAGATGATTGGATCCAGTTCACTACTTCTCTTAAAAGTAACTTTTATGTTCTTTTAGTTAGTCAATACTGTACACAAACGCTCATAAAGCGATTGCAAAATATAATATGCAAATTGATTGTGGCTATTTCAGGAAGTAAAATCTAAATACCTGTGAAATTGTTCAAGAAATATTTCAGCTTAAAAGAAGATTAAACACGTCTCTCAAAGTGATTATGCCTTCTACCTGCCGGGAATTGGGATCAATAACCACAATGCGCCGGACAACTGAATCAAAAAGAGAAGGCATTCATATTAGAAGATTATGAGGCtcacaagaagaagaaaaaagaagaggtaCAAACTTGGATCTGAAATGAGCTCCATTATCTTATAGAGTGAATCGAAACGTGTGCATGTCCTACAACGATCACGAGATACTTCATCTATGACCTCCAGGACCTGCAGTGAAATTGAATATGCATTATATGCAGAAAAAGTAGAAGAAACCTTAGGTAACAGCAGGATTACAACTTCAATCTACGCGGATTTACACACACAGTAATAGAATGTCCGCATGCCCTAAAAGGATCATCACCACGCCAACACTATTTACCAAAAAGATTCTGCAGTACTTTTACCCATAATATCTTGAATTAATCAAGATGAAAGAGTTCCAAGAAGCAAGTAAAAACCAAATGGTAACTAAAGTTTAAGCAGCTTTATATCACCATACAAGTATGACTGTCCATTTAAGTCTTCATAGAGTTATTCTGCATACCAAAGAAAGTTTGGAGACAAGAAAAATGTTTTTAAATAAATTCACCAACTTTTGTAGCCCATAGAATTCTTTTGCATGCCAGCACCTCGCTTATATTAGCAAGCATGATAATCTTGAGGGGACAAGAGACAGTGGATTGAAATGCACTTACTTGGGCCATTGTCATCTGGTCAAGCCGAAAGCGAGCATACACATTGCCTCTCGCCAAAGAGGTAATGTCACTATGTAAAGACAGCAAAATCACAAGTTTGTAATACTTAAAATAACAAACCAACTTCAATGATGCTGAAAATGAAAAATCTCAAGCAATTACCATCAGAAGCGCATGAATTACCTCCGAGAGTACACATTTATAAGGGCTCCATCATCATCAAGGATAGGTATTGAACTTATCTGACCTGTCAGAGCAAGAGAAAGACGTGCTTAGTACACGTCTTAGTTAAACAATTTTGTTCTACTCATATAATATTGTGAACCTTCTATTAGTAATTTAAGAGCAGAACTAAGGGGATCTCTGCTGTATAATGTTAACAATACACGGCTGCTTGCCCTTCCACCAACTTCTCTTGCCCATGTACCTAATGGAAGATTACCCACTGGTTGCTGCAGAAGAGGCAGATACTCAAGAGAGTGCCTAAAATGCCTGCATATGTCTAGGATTTTCCAAGGAAGAGATAAAACCAAACATAAGCCCTTGCGAAAAACATTATGAGGAAAAAACTGCAGAATTGGAAAGCAAATTATAGAGAAAACACACGCTTTGATATTCCTGCAAGGCATGCAGTATGCAACAACTGCACACACGACTCGTCTTCTGGTGAATGTAAAAGTGGAACTGCAGAGATCTTATTGTGTAATAATAATAGGGCCACATCTTTCAGTGAGTCATCAGGTCCAGCCTGTGATTGAAGAGAAAGTAGGAGGAATGAATAGAAAGAATAAGATTCTGGATAAAAGCTACTctgagagaaaagaaagaaaaatttatcATGGTTGGATAACCTGCAAATACGTAACCgctcccccccccccaccccacccccaaggccaaaaaaaaaaaaaaacgtacCTCCAGGGAGAGACATGTCAAACAGAAGCAAAAACCATTTTATTCCATATCTTCTATATATTactaaaaggagaggaaaaagccCTTTCGTTAATCCAAGTGGCAGCTTAAAAAAAGCCACATGACATAATTAGTTactaaatttattatttagttaataattaattattggttattctttttgaatttaaatatatataaaaaacgaaaataataaaaaaatataaaactaccatatatatgaatatattcatatatatatatatattaattgattactttatttgaattaataaatatagatatcttacaattaactatataaaaaacgaaaatataaatataaaaaaaaactacccattcaaattgggtgggagtagtttcaagttggagtttttaaattattttaaaataaaaaagcaaaaaaaaatctataaaaaaacaaaaaaaaagagaagaaaaactacccattcaaatcggggagtagtttcaagttggagttttaaaataattttaaaataaaaatagatatcttataattaactataattagaaaatgaaaatataaatatataaaaaagtaactacccgttcaaattgggtgggagtagtttcaagttggagtttttaaattattttaaaataaaaaagctataaaaaacgaaaaaagagaaaaaaaactacccattcaaattggggagtagttcaagttggaattttaatataattttaatataaaaacaaaattaaaaaaataataaattaccaattcaaattggggagtagttttaagttgaagttttaaaattatttaaaaataaaaaaacaaaaataaagtaataaaaaaaacttcagagaaaaatattaaataacgtaATATGCTAATGAAACTTTCTATTAACAAAGTAATAGTATTAAATATTGAaagatataataaagaaaaatacataacaaaaacgTTATTCGATGCGCTGCCTGTATAAGTCCCGTTAGTTTAACATAGATTTTATTCACtaaaatttagataatattattaagaacaacataataatttaaaaaaaaattcaatagtaataaattatatatcttctcatatattacaaaaagaaagcgaatactaaatattgtttaatataataaagaaaaatagaacaaaaaagttattcactGACTATATAAGTACGTTTGATTTAATAGAGATTTCATTATTGGgtatatcgtattgacaaacaagATGACAATTGAATTTTATTAAAGCAATACGATCTAATAGGATCAAACAAGCCTgatcataatttaatttaattaatatttttttaatattgaccgcgcatcgcgcgggtacgacTACTAGTAACAATTAGAAGAGCCAAGAATAGTTTGTGAATACTCCACTACACATAAAATTACATACTTGCAGTAACACCCTTCTGTTTGGAGGTATCATAGGCCCTGACACTTCTGCATGCAGTTGGAATTTTCTGTATTTCCAAGCTGAAACAGTGTGCCTTTCAAGCTCATCGTTGGTCAGCACTGAATGACTTCCATGGAGCTGCAAAAAGTAGTTTACCTTAGGCATGATATATAGGAATGAAGCATAGATGATACATGACGACAATGCACTAGTTATATACAAATCTAATAGTAGTAATAAAATTTATCATTAATGATCAAAAGACAGCCTCAAAGGCATCCAATAGGAGAATTCAACTGCATAAAAATTATACATAGTAGATGGAATTCAGAAGAAAGGCACTATCTTCTTGTGATTAAACCTTACTATATCAATTCTCCCCATAAAATACAATGCAAGGAACATTCATCTGCAGGTTTATGATCCTCAATTGAACATAGAAAAGTCACTTATTTCAAATATAAATGAAAAATCGCTCAAACGACATAGGATTCACTCTTCACTATTTGCTGCATTAGAAAGACCAAATGCTTTGACATGAGGTGGACGGGCATGGAGTCCATGGACAAGCAACTTATTAGCCATATAAAAATGGAGTTTCTGAGTTTTTACTAGAAACATGGATTTTGATTATTAAGATAATGAGAAACCAAGCAAGAAAATCTTCCTCAAGAAAATATTATTCTCCGGCTCATTTTCAGCACTTAAATTCAAAGCTCAAAAAGGTTAAAAACTCGGTGGACAATGGACCCATCCCTCTGCCCTTCTCCACTTAAAGACCAGGCTTTTGTCTACCGCAACAGTCAAACTGGTGACATGTGCCTAACTCACACACCACGTGCTCCACTCTTACCATTATATCAAAACCCTACGGCCTCAAAAAtatttggaaaaataaaaaatttaaaatcagTTGCCAGTTGTGCTTAACAACTACTAAATAGTACCTTCAACAATATCAAAATGAAATCAGAAGCAGTAAGCATTCCCGATATCATCGCATTCCGCTCATCCCAAAGAGGCATCACAGCAAGTCCCTAAACATATGTTCAACTAGTGAACCTCAAAATATATACCAagcataaaacaaaaatcaacatGTAAAGTGAATGGAGAAATATAGTGTAACAAAACATTAAAGACATAGTAAGATTGCATGAACTATTACCGGACACTAGAATTTTTCAACCAACACAGTTGCATTGATGCCCAACCTATATCCAGGGAACATTACAGGCTCAAGAGCCATACTTTTGGCAGGATTCACCTGCACTGAATAATATTTTTTCCATCCTATGTTTTCTTCAATGAAACCAGCCCAAGAAATAGATTTTCTAAAGCACTGCAGATTAAAGGAAAGACACTCTCTTCCCCATCACAGAGAAAGTTGACAAATTAATATTACACGGCTATATTCCACAACCTAAACTATAAGAACATCTGAAACATAAATGGATAAGGTGCCATACTATAGATCTTCCTACCCTGTACATGAAGAAGGTCTCCACAAGTCACTTTTTGGAATAGGCCACATAAGCAAGAATCCAAAGGGTAAAACAAAGTGGTTTCATATAATAGAAACAACTATGCTTCTTTCGCAAACTAGTCGGGTCGTCTATATTAATTCTCAATATCCATTATGTTTTGTTTGGACCCATTCCCAATACTCAATAATTTATCATTTAAGGAAAACTAGTGTTCACTAGCTGAAGAGGTTCTCTGTATTTTCTATTACATACAAATCTCAAAAAACATCGTGGAAAACACCAAACAATAGTGTAAATGTGGAAACACGACAAAGTCTTAACTCCAACTAGTCTATCTTGCGTATATGAATCTTTCATTTCCATAATGTTATGTTCTTTGCCAAGTCCACATAGATTCTGGAAAAATGAATGACTTTGAGACAATATCCCTCCACGTAACTCTAGGTCAATTTTGTATGTCCCAGCAGTCAGGTTTGGTCCTTCAGGCAGCAACTCCCGCTGGTATATAATCCATAAAGGAAATTGGGCTAGGAGGTGAGTAACTATATCCAACTATTATTTGCCGATCCATGCAATTCAATAACAAATAACAAAGCAAAATGATAGATTCATCTCAGATGGCAAACCATACCGAAATCAAGAATAAACTAGTCTTAATAAAGTGCAGACATTTTGGTTGTAGATTTATAATCAAGTCCATAATTGAAATGTATAATTTGGATATTTACTCGAGTTAACTCATATGCAAATCTCCAAGACAAATTACAACTTCCAGAATTTGCTGAGCAAGTACTTATTAGCTACAACCTTGAGCTTGAGGACAAAGGTGTCTCTGACACCCAAGAGGAACCAAGAAGACGGTCAATAGTGTACATAGAAAACCGAACCTGTTCATACATGATATGAAAAGCCTGTTTCACAGCCACATCAGAATCTAATGCAAAGACCTATGAAAAATCACCAGTTAGGTAGTCAGTAAATTTAAATAGAGATATTATTAAGTAATGGCACAATACAAGAGGAAAGCATAGATAAAGACTTCCAAACCTTTCCTGAATTTGGAATCAGCTCATCTGCTCGGGAAGATGACAACAACATGAATAGACGACGGCGGGAAACATCTATTTCATTGGCTGACAACTGCATGACTGGTTCAAGCTGTAGTCCACATGAAGATGAAGCCTGGTTGGTATGACAAAGAAATTATACGGAATTAAAATGTTAAGGAAAGTGGTTGGAGGAAATCATTATGAGTAGTTGTCAGAATGAGGGACGgaaaaggaaattgaggtatGGTCATTAACCATATCAAGTAAGAAATTCTTTTCTGGTCAGCACTGACCTCTAGATGCATGCTTCTAGCAAAACCCGAGACCAACTTCGACTGAGTATCCTCCCTAAGTAAGGCAGAAGGTGTGGAATCTGATTCCTTAACAAGTATCAAGTTATTGATTGCACCATATTCATCCTGAACACAAAGCTGTTCCTGGTCGACTTGCCAGGTTCCATCAATAAAGAATTTGTACTGCATAGTTCATTTGGAGCCAGTAAATTCAACTCCATACAAAATGTGCACTTTTTTTATTTTAAGCAGGTGTTACTGTACGTGTGTAATACATCAGTAACAGCTATAATATGTAAAACTTTACGATACTCCATATCTTGTGAAGAGGTAACATTTGCTAATGGTTAACTTGTTAAGAAAGCAAGGATGTTCCTGAAAATCAAATTATTTACCAGAATAGACATATTAAACACAAAATAGGATCAGTTTACACATCAGCCAAAGCATCAAAAGCAAAGAATACCGTAATCCTCAGGAACTAGACATGAAAAATCATTAAACCTATGCCTGTACAGTAATACTAAATCTCGGAAATATATTTGCATGCTTAAGATTTGCTGATACTTAGACGCTAATAAGCATATTGATGCATCTTCTTAGAGGCAGTTAAAGTGCAGCAACAGAAAAGGAGTACAAGGGACTTAGACGGTAAGATGGATCACAATGAGTAATAGCATATCTCCCGGAGTATTCCCTCAATCTCAATTTAGTTAGCTAACTTTCAGTTATAATCCATCCAATTCATTTGACCAACCCTGATTATCTATTTCTTTACTTTATCAAAACTTCTTCTAGCTCTGTGAACAGATATTCTGTATGAAAAAGATGATAGTAACTATTTTCGCATACAGCACCTAAGGCAATTGTCATTGAGCcgccttttcttttgatttttaggTGTACTTTGGCACAAATTCATTAGCTCGTTACACAATCATCACATAGAATTAAGGGAATACCTGATGATAACCTGGTGGAAGATCAATGATCCTCTGAAAAACGGTGGCCGAACCCTCCACCAAATTCATCAGTAACTGATCAGTCCAGCTGCACCATCCAAAATCACAGGCACTTAGGCAATATAACAAGCATGTAACGTGCACTTTGTTGAATCATAACACAAGGGGCTTAAAAATAAAAGACTAGTTGTAAATGAGAAATTAAAAGTACCCATTGAAGGAACCATAGAGGAAAACTTGACTACCACCATATCGCCATGTAAAGGTTATTAGTACCATTTTCCTCTTCAGACCCAAAACTTCCCTTTTGTGGTTTCGTATATATACATGGTTTTACGGGAAGACACAGTCAGCAAATTAGACAGAAAAAATCAGTGGAAATTCCAGAGGAAAGAGGGGAAATAGGGGAGCAAAGAGCATCGGTATACCCGAATGACAAGAAGCCAGCAAAGAGCGGAAATtatattaaaagaaaaactactaGAGTAAGCAAACAGTGGAAAATGAAAATGTAACAATGGATACGACATGGAAGTACTACTATGATGTTTGTGTATTTTAATGTTTGAAATAGTTGCAGATGCTTTCTGTTGGTttctatttctttctctttttcaacGTTTTTTACGTTTTGTCATTTAGGTTGTTTGGCTTTATATAGCAAGAATGACATTTGTATTTAGTTTCTCTTTCATATGTCCTATGTGTTTGTCCTTCTTTGATCTTTTGA
This sequence is a window from Nicotiana sylvestris chromosome 3, ASM39365v2, whole genome shotgun sequence. Protein-coding genes within it:
- the LOC104227851 gene encoding sucrose nonfermenting 4-like protein isoform X4, whose protein sequence is MVLITFTWRYGGSQVFLYGSFNGWTDQLLMNLVEGSATVFQRIIDLPPGYHQYKFFIDGTWQVDQEQLCVQDEYGAINNLILVKESDSTPSALLREDTQSKLVSGFARSMHLEASSSCGLQLEPVMQLSANEIDVSRRRLFMLLSSSRADELIPNSGKVFALDSDVAVKQAFHIMYEQGLAVMPLWDERNAMISGMLTASDFILILLKLHGSHSVLTNDELERHTVSAWKYRKFQLHAEVSGPMIPPNRRVLLQAGPDDSLKDVALLLLHNKISAVPLLHSPEDESCVQLLHTACLAGISKHICRHFRHSLEYLPLLQQPVGNLPLGQISSIPILDDDGALINVYSRSDITSLARGNVYARFRLDQMTMAQVLEVIDEVSRDRCRTCTRFDSLYKIMELISDPIVRRIVVIDPNSRQVEGIITLRDVFNLLLS
- the LOC104227851 gene encoding sucrose nonfermenting 4-like protein isoform X1; its protein translation is MVLITFTWRYGGSQVFLYGSFNGWTDQLLMNLVEGSATVFQRIIDLPPGYHQYKFFIDGTWQVDQEQLCVQDEYGAINNLILVKESDSTPSALLREDTQSKLVSGFARSMHLEASSSCGLQLEPVMQLSANEIDVSRRRLFMLLSSSRADELIPNSGKVFALDSDVAVKQAFHIMYEQGLAVMPLWDERNAMISGMLTASDFILILLKLHGSHSVLTNDELERHTVSAWKYRKFQLHAEVSGPMIPPNRRVLLQAGPDDSLKDVALLLLHNKISAVPLLHSPEDESCVQLLHTACLAGISKHICRHFRHSLEYLPLLQQPVGNLPLGTWAREVGGRASSRVLLTLYSRDPLSSALKLLIEGQISSIPILDDDGALINVYSRSDITSLARGNVYARFRLDQMTMAQVLEVIDEVSRDRCRTCTRFDSLYKIMELISDPIVRRIVVIDPNSRQVEGIITLRDVFNLLLS
- the LOC104227851 gene encoding sucrose nonfermenting 4-like protein isoform X3; the protein is MVLITFTWRYGGSQVFLYGSFNGWTDQLLMNLVEGSATVFQRIIDLPPGYHQEQLCVQDEYGAINNLILVKESDSTPSALLREDTQSKLVSGFARSMHLEASSSCGLQLEPVMQLSANEIDVSRRRLFMLLSSSRADELIPNSGKVFALDSDVAVKQAFHIMYEQGLAVMPLWDERNAMISGMLTASDFILILLKLHGSHSVLTNDELERHTVSAWKYRKFQLHAEVSGPMIPPNRRVLLQAGPDDSLKDVALLLLHNKISAVPLLHSPEDESCVQLLHTACLAGISKHICRHFRHSLEYLPLLQQPVGNLPLGTWAREVGGRASSRVLLTLYSRDPLSSALKLLIEGQISSIPILDDDGALINVYSRSDITSLARGNVYARFRLDQMTMAQVLEVIDEVSRDRCRTCTRFDSLYKIMELISDPIVRRIVVIDPNSRQVEGIITLRDVFNLLLS
- the LOC104227851 gene encoding sucrose nonfermenting 4-like protein isoform X5, with the translated sequence MVLITFTWRYGGSQVFLYGSFNGWTDQLLMNLVEGSATVFQRIIDLPPGYHQYKFFIDGTWQVDQEQLCVQDEYGAINNLILVKESDSTPSALLREDTQSKLVSGFARSMHLEASSSCGLQLEPVMQLSANEIDVSRRRLFMLLSSSRADELIPNSGKVFALDSDVAVKQAFHIMYEQGLAVMPLWDERNAMISGMLTASDFILILLKLHGSHSVLTNDELERHTVSAWKYRKFQLHAEVSGPMIPPNRRVLLQAGPDDSLKDVALLLLHNKISAVPLLHSPEDESCVQLLHTACLAGISKHICRHFRHSLEYLPLLQQPVGNLPLGTWAREVGGRASSRVLLTLYSRDPLSSALKLLIEGQISSIPILDDDGALINVYSRR
- the LOC104227851 gene encoding sucrose nonfermenting 4-like protein isoform X2; amino-acid sequence: MVLITFTWRYGGSQVFLYGSFNGWTDQLLMNLVEGSATVFQRIIDLPPGYHQYKFFIDGTWQVDQEQLCVQDEYGAINNLILVKESDSTPSALLREDTQSKLVSGFARSMHLELEPVMQLSANEIDVSRRRLFMLLSSSRADELIPNSGKVFALDSDVAVKQAFHIMYEQGLAVMPLWDERNAMISGMLTASDFILILLKLHGSHSVLTNDELERHTVSAWKYRKFQLHAEVSGPMIPPNRRVLLQAGPDDSLKDVALLLLHNKISAVPLLHSPEDESCVQLLHTACLAGISKHICRHFRHSLEYLPLLQQPVGNLPLGTWAREVGGRASSRVLLTLYSRDPLSSALKLLIEGQISSIPILDDDGALINVYSRSDITSLARGNVYARFRLDQMTMAQVLEVIDEVSRDRCRTCTRFDSLYKIMELISDPIVRRIVVIDPNSRQVEGIITLRDVFNLLLS